A DNA window from Anastrepha obliqua isolate idAnaObli1 chromosome 5, idAnaObli1_1.0, whole genome shotgun sequence contains the following coding sequences:
- the LOC129248230 gene encoding vesicle transport protein SFT2C, producing MASLKQDLDEYLLLQSDQKKNFSAKIPQIKVPDLGKLFTRSEATEPSNSWLQDTQDSCCPKLSRLQRIVGFVACLGLGAFCFSISIFYIPVLILKARKFALLYSLGSMFFILGFCFLSGFGAFLKTAFSKPRMLVSGTYTSSLIATLYCALLVHSTALTVLFAVAQIIALLFMIVGTVPGGASGIKFFGKMFKSTVSSTSTLPV from the exons ATGGCGAGTTTGAAGCAAGATCTAGatgaatatttgttgttgcaaagcgatcaaaagaaaaactttagTGCCAAAATCCCACAAATCAAAGTACCTGATTTGGGAAAATTGTTTACACGTTCGGAGGCAACGGAGCCCAGTAATAGTTGGTTGCAAGATACACAAGACAGTTGTTGTCCTAAACTG TCACGACTTCAGCGCATTGTAGGATTCGTTGCTTGCTTGGGACTGGGCGCATTCTGCTTCAGTATTTCTATTTTCTACATACCAGTGTTAATATTGAAAGCCCGTAAATTCGCGCTACTCTATTCGTTAGGTAGTATGTTTTTTATActgggattttgttttttatcggGATTTGGTGCCTTCCTCAAGACTGCCTTCTCCAAGCCCCGTATGCTTGTGTCCGGAACGTATACTAGCTCGTTGATAGCAACACTCTACTGTGCATTATTAGTACACAGCACTGCGTTAACGGTTCTGTTCGCTGTGGCACAAATTATTGCTCTGCTGTTTATGATAGTAGGCACTGTTCCAGGTGGAGCTTCCGGcatcaaattttttggaaaaatgtttaagaGCACCGTATCCTCCACAAGTACACTGCCGGTTTAG
- the LOC129248228 gene encoding U5 small nuclear ribonucleoprotein 40 kDa protein, giving the protein MGTKRPGTSLVLATQEPKRTKSDLIAYTNRDKALIESGVRRTSNLMTPIMLLEGHEGEIFTTEFHPDGDLLLSSGFDRQIYIWNVYGECENIMVMSGHSGAVLEAHFSTDGSNVYTCATDKTVAIWDIVTGQRVRRLKGHTNFVNTVHCTRRGVQMLCSGSDDRSIRIWDARKKNAIHTLETPYQVTGVCFNDTGEQVISGGIDNEIKIWDVRKQQQVLHRLRGHTDTITGISLSPDGSYLLSNSMDNSLRIWDIRPYVPSERCVKIFQGHQHNFEKNLLRCCWSPDGSKISAGSADRHVYIWDTTSRRILYKLPGHNGSVNDVDFHPKEPLILSASSDKTLYLGEIED; this is encoded by the exons atgggtACAAAAAGGCCGGGAACAAGTTTAGTGCTCGCCACACAAGAGCCAAAGCGCACCAAAAGCGACCTTATTGCTTACACCAACCGAGATAAAGCGTTGATAGAATCG GGCGTTAGACGTACATCCAACTTGATGACGCCAATTATGTTGCTGGAAGGACATGAGGGCGAAATTTTTACCACTGAATTTCATCCGGATGGCGATTTACTACTCTCGTCTGGATTTGACCGGCAAATTT ATATTTGGAATGTGTACGGCGAGTGTGAGAATATTATGGTTATGTCAGGTCATAGCGGAGCGGTGTTGGAAGCGCATTTTTCAACGGATGGATCAAATGTGTACACCTGTGCCACCGATAAAACCGTCGCGATATGGGACATTGTGACTGGTCAGCGAGTGCGTCGGCTAAAAGGACACACTAATTTTGTAAACACTGTACATTGCACACGCCGTGGTGTTCAAATGCTCTGTTCGGGGTCCGATGACCGATCAATTAGAATTTGGGATGcacgaaaaaaaaatgccatCCATACACTCGAAACACCTTATCAAGTAACTGGGGTGTGTTTCAATGATACCGGTGAGCAAGTGATTTCTGGTGGCAttgacaatgaaataaaaatatgggaTGTCCGCAAACAACAACAGGTGCTACATAGACTACGCGGACATACTGATACAATCACAGGGATTTCGCTATCTCCAGACGGCTCATACTTGCTATCCAATTCAATGGATAATTCTTTACGTATATGGGATATACGTCCGTACGTGCCGAGTGAacgttgtgtgaaaatttttcaagGGCATCagcacaattttgaaaaaaatctattaCGTTGTTGTTGGTCTCCAGATGGCAGCAAA atATCTGCGGGCTCTGCTGACCGTCATGTTTACATTTGGGACACAACTAGCCGGCGTATATTGTATAAGTTGCCTGGTCACAATGGCAGTGTTAACGACGTAGATTTCCATCCAAAGGAGCCTTTGATACTATCTGCATCAAGTGATAAAACTTTATATCTGGGTGAAATCGAGGATTAG